Proteins co-encoded in one uncultured Draconibacterium sp. genomic window:
- a CDS encoding DUF6261 family protein, translating to MTKIIRVVFSRFRNNDHYQFITEFLTRITTATAATLNIESKMPDFNAAYAAMDTVYKKSNSSDFTPLINGADVKRDRYWSAIFMRLRATIMGPDEAEAEAAEKLKALFDLHGNVRTMPLKGESAALTNLIQDLESRIYSGYCTTVGITNWVGALKTENLTVQNLTEQRRQETVDQNNEEYKLLREAVDTAYEKIVSRINALVELEMSTPEIDNFIQLTNNQINDYENELAARQGRSDSEPDEEIPLPPAPDEEI from the coding sequence ATGACAAAAATTATTAGAGTGGTTTTTAGTCGTTTCCGCAATAACGACCATTATCAGTTTATAACTGAGTTTCTAACCCGAATTACCACGGCCACAGCGGCCACGTTAAACATCGAGAGCAAAATGCCCGATTTTAATGCGGCTTATGCGGCTATGGATACGGTATATAAAAAGAGTAACAGCAGCGATTTTACGCCGCTAATAAATGGTGCCGATGTAAAGCGCGACCGCTACTGGAGTGCCATTTTTATGCGTTTGCGTGCTACAATTATGGGACCCGACGAGGCCGAAGCTGAGGCTGCCGAAAAACTTAAAGCACTATTCGATTTACATGGTAACGTACGCACCATGCCATTAAAAGGCGAGTCGGCAGCGCTTACCAATCTTATTCAAGACCTTGAGAGCCGCATTTACAGTGGCTATTGTACAACCGTAGGTATTACCAATTGGGTAGGTGCATTAAAAACTGAAAACCTTACGGTGCAAAACCTTACGGAACAACGCAGGCAGGAAACAGTAGACCAGAACAACGAAGAATACAAATTGTTGCGCGAGGCTGTTGATACCGCATACGAAAAAATTGTATCGCGCATTAATGCCCTGGTTGAGCTGGAAATGTCGACACCTGAAATTGATAATTTTATTCAATTAACAAACAACCAGATTAACGATTACGAAAACGAACTGGCCGCACGCCAGGGACGCTCTGATAGCGAACCGGATGAAGAAATACCGCTTCCTCCTGCTCCTGACGAAGAAATTTAA
- a CDS encoding DASS family sodium-coupled anion symporter, which produces MPKLLRTKTSGIRQWALILAPLISLFVILFADLDPQNRNVTYCFAIALLMAIWWITEAIPLAVTALLPVALFPLFGVVDGKTISAMYFNHLIFLFIGGFLMAFAMERWELHRRIALRILIVVGISPGRILLGFMLATSFLSMWMSNTATAMMMVPIALSIILKLEESIGHKKLGKYSIGLLLGIAYSASIGGVATLVGTPPNLSFARIVSIIFPEMTEISFADWFIFALPVTIVLFVLAWLLLYIMYKPKKSWKKIHINQFREEYNALGKAKQEEKIVLILFIILAFLWIFRSGFTIQSFDIPGWSGLFKNPSYINDGTVAIFIALILFILPSKSEKGERIMDWETARKIPWNIVLLFGGGFALAQGFVDSGLSMWFGEQMAGLANLEPIVLTFANVTMMSFLTELTSNTATTEMILPILSGLSTTIEVNPLLLMIPATLAASLAFMLPVATPPNAIIFGTNRIRVKDMVKTGILLNLAGIIVATLVMYFWGVLVFDIDVSVFPDWAAAASVG; this is translated from the coding sequence ATGCCTAAATTATTAAGAACGAAAACTTCCGGAATCCGGCAGTGGGCTTTGATTCTGGCTCCGTTGATCAGTTTGTTTGTAATTCTATTTGCCGATCTCGACCCGCAGAACAGAAACGTAACCTACTGTTTTGCCATAGCTTTACTCATGGCAATTTGGTGGATAACAGAAGCCATTCCTTTGGCCGTAACAGCATTACTTCCGGTGGCACTTTTCCCTTTGTTCGGTGTGGTTGACGGGAAGACCATTTCAGCAATGTATTTTAACCACCTGATTTTCCTTTTTATCGGCGGATTTTTAATGGCCTTTGCGATGGAACGATGGGAGCTGCATCGAAGAATAGCTTTGCGGATTTTGATTGTCGTAGGGATTAGTCCCGGGCGAATTTTGCTGGGATTTATGTTGGCTACTTCTTTTCTCTCGATGTGGATGTCGAATACTGCTACTGCCATGATGATGGTTCCAATTGCTCTTTCAATCATTCTGAAACTGGAAGAAAGTATAGGGCACAAGAAATTGGGTAAATATTCGATTGGATTGCTGCTGGGCATTGCCTATTCGGCATCAATTGGAGGGGTTGCTACATTGGTAGGTACGCCTCCTAATTTATCCTTTGCCCGGATTGTAAGCATTATTTTTCCTGAGATGACTGAAATATCTTTTGCCGACTGGTTTATTTTTGCACTTCCGGTAACCATAGTATTATTTGTGCTGGCCTGGTTGTTACTATATATCATGTACAAACCCAAAAAGAGCTGGAAAAAAATTCATATCAACCAGTTTCGCGAAGAATACAACGCTTTGGGAAAAGCAAAACAAGAGGAGAAGATCGTACTGATTTTGTTTATTATTCTGGCTTTTTTATGGATATTCCGTTCAGGATTTACTATTCAGTCGTTTGATATTCCGGGCTGGTCGGGATTGTTTAAAAACCCATCGTACATTAACGATGGAACAGTGGCTATCTTTATTGCTCTTATCCTTTTTATTTTGCCATCAAAATCAGAGAAAGGGGAGCGCATAATGGATTGGGAAACGGCACGAAAAATACCATGGAACATTGTGCTTTTATTTGGTGGTGGTTTTGCACTGGCACAGGGATTTGTAGATTCAGGTCTTTCGATGTGGTTTGGCGAGCAAATGGCCGGGCTTGCCAATTTAGAACCTATAGTACTCACCTTTGCCAATGTAACTATGATGTCGTTTTTAACCGAACTAACATCGAATACTGCAACCACCGAAATGATTCTTCCTATTCTTTCGGGGCTTTCAACTACCATCGAAGTCAATCCTTTGTTGCTTATGATTCCGGCAACACTGGCAGCATCGCTGGCTTTTATGTTGCCTGTTGCTACACCGCCTAATGCCATTATTTTTGGAACCAATCGTATAAGGGTTAAGGACATGGTTAAAACCGGAATACTCCTGAATCTGGCCGGAATTATTGTTGCTACCCTGGTGATGTATTTCTGGGGAGTTCTGGTATTCGATATTGATGTTTCTGTATTTCCGGATTGGGCTGCGGCTGCATCGGTTGGATAA
- a CDS encoding thermonuclease family protein, with the protein MYTYKATVDRVVDGDTIDLVIDLGFKITTFQRIRLRGINTPETYNVKKDSEEYKNGMKAKAFVIERITNNNNEVIVETDKEVGKFGRYIGIIRLADNEQSLNDELVEKGFAVYAEY; encoded by the coding sequence ATGTATACATACAAAGCAACAGTTGACCGTGTGGTTGATGGCGACACCATCGACCTTGTAATTGATCTCGGATTTAAAATCACTACCTTTCAACGCATTCGTCTTCGGGGAATAAATACGCCTGAAACATATAATGTAAAAAAAGATTCAGAGGAGTATAAAAATGGTATGAAAGCCAAAGCTTTTGTTATTGAACGGATAACCAACAATAATAACGAAGTGATTGTTGAAACCGACAAAGAGGTAGGAAAGTTTGGCCGCTACATAGGAATTATCCGGTTGGCCGACAACGAGCAATCGCTTAACGACGAACTGGTTGAAAAAGGTTTTGCAGTTTATGCAGAATACTGA
- a CDS encoding type IX secretion system membrane protein PorP/SprF gives MKTRIQIALFALMILLSFGANAQQDPMYTQYMFNTQTINPAYAGTWESVGFMVLGRQQWAGIEGAPETYSFSLQAPLKNERVALGFNVINDKVGYVKRFYVYGDYSYLVPLSEKLNLRLGLKGGFTSYNHNLAAHNILDPGDPSFVGEIDSKLKPNFGVGAFLYSKKAYVGFSIPKVVNSTFENDFENFSINAQMRHYFLIAGAVFDLGENVKFKPTALTKASFTSETGTPLQFDLTGNFLIKEKLWLGGMWRSGDSFGFIAQFLFAEKLRLGYAIDFSTTNLRNYSNGTHEVMISYELRFKKEKVISPRYF, from the coding sequence ATGAAAACAAGAATACAAATAGCGCTTTTCGCCCTGATGATTTTGTTGAGCTTTGGAGCAAATGCACAACAAGATCCAATGTATACACAATACATGTTTAACACGCAAACTATAAATCCTGCATATGCCGGAACCTGGGAATCGGTTGGTTTTATGGTGCTTGGCCGTCAGCAATGGGCGGGGATAGAAGGTGCTCCGGAGACCTATTCATTTTCGTTACAGGCACCGCTTAAAAATGAAAGAGTGGCATTGGGATTTAATGTGATTAATGATAAAGTGGGGTATGTAAAACGCTTTTATGTGTATGGCGATTATTCTTACCTGGTTCCGCTAAGTGAGAAATTGAACCTTCGTTTAGGCTTAAAAGGTGGTTTTACCAGTTATAATCATAATCTGGCAGCACATAATATTCTCGATCCGGGAGATCCTTCTTTTGTTGGAGAGATCGATTCGAAACTGAAGCCAAATTTTGGAGTAGGAGCTTTCCTTTACAGTAAAAAGGCATACGTGGGATTCTCTATTCCAAAAGTAGTAAACAGTACTTTCGAAAACGATTTTGAAAACTTTTCTATTAACGCTCAGATGCGTCATTATTTCCTGATAGCAGGAGCAGTGTTTGACCTGGGTGAAAACGTAAAATTTAAGCCAACAGCTTTAACAAAAGCCTCGTTTACAAGTGAAACAGGTACTCCGTTGCAGTTCGATTTAACCGGAAATTTTCTGATTAAAGAAAAGCTGTGGCTGGGTGGTATGTGGCGCTCCGGCGATTCATTTGGTTTTATTGCACAATTCCTGTTTGCCGAGAAGCTACGTTTGGGGTATGCTATCGATTTTTCAACAACAAACCTGAGAAATTACAGCAATGGTACACACGAAGTAATGATATCGTATGAATTGCGTTTTAAGAAAGAGAAAGTGATTTCACCAAGATATTTCTAA
- a CDS encoding gliding motility-associated C-terminal domain-containing protein, whose amino-acid sequence MKTSVASKTKLSTPLSSIAGLVFAILISIIGTEKGYAQVFDGNYNTSDYETAQTIIVDSKASSTCQVEQVWATTTANSELLLGFLNGNNGSAIFRMYLDADNDPLTGLQFDTFDVDYYVGGADLVLEINVKNGNIELYRWNGTELEKDNSGDVQGAIGNYSGKDGSFFEVLMPLSVFDNICSTGAYNVVNLVRYISFAGGNINSSVCYEENVGLEIGLGGNLTPETTNVCEGENSTLLTLNGYKGTIIGWQSSTDFGSSWNDIANLSETYVANDLTETTIFRVLVENENFLCPEGEKVILQSANAIITVNYHSSTTIDLVACDSYEWNGTTYAESGIYTATLETVNGCDSVVTLNLTINNSVETEETISACDSYEWNGTTYTESGIYTATLETVNGCDSVVTLNLTINNSVETEETISACDSYEWNGTTYTESGVYTATLETINGCDSTVTLNLTINNSVETEETVITCDSYEWNGANYTESGIYTATLETINGCDSTVTLNLTINNSVETEETVTACDSYEWNGTTYTESGIYTATLETINGCDSTVTLNLTINNSIETEETVSACESYNWNGTTYIESGIYTATLETVNGCDSIVTLNLTINNSVETEETISACDSYEWNGTTYTESGIYNATLETVNGCDSVVTLNLTINNSIETEETFSACESYNWNGTTYTESGVYTATFETVNGCDLTVTLNLTINNSVETEETVAACDSYEWNGTTYTESGIYSATFETINGCDSTATLNLTISNTIETEETVSACESYNWNGTTYTESGVYTATFETVNGCDSIATLNLTVHNSVVKEETVITCDSYIWKGRTYTKSGIYQVASKTINGCSYTSILNLTINKAVETEETVIACDSYLWNGETYTESGVYIATFETVNGCDSTVTLNLTINNSIETEEIISACESFTWNGITYTESGMYSATFETVNGCDSMATLYLTINSSVQTEETVIACDSYEWNGTTYTESGIYSATFETINGCDSIATLNLTINSSVETEETAEACDSYTWNGEMYTESGIYSVTLETRNGCDSVATLNLTITNDCNKIAIEAVSDNLTLVTCSDSKIEGEIDILQNDLGIDEDVLVLIENLPEGFNFDNGTLYYSSEILTTTTFSISYRICSSENPDVCSEAEIVVSVAVDTDCDNIADLDDIDDDNDGILDIHEMDDHEMDIDSDGDGIVDRLDIDSDGDGIVDNVEWQSTISEGGYYDYVAPSGVDSNGDGWDDIYDAEFGGIYYEAWDTDGDGTPDYLDLDADNDGIEDAIEGHDANFNKEADATPFGEDTDVDGLDGAYDIVSGRSQTTNPIGSNAPLQDEENNGIRDWRDVTVSVDGQAMYSQTEDECTLFIPDGFSPNQDGYNDYFKMECFENYPNASIEIFNRWGNLVYEKDDYGNEDRWGATDAWWDGKCTSKMRVGGEMSPVGTYFYILNLGDGSTPVAGSIFLNN is encoded by the coding sequence ATGAAAACTTCAGTAGCAAGTAAAACAAAACTTTCAACCCCGCTATCAAGCATAGCAGGACTGGTTTTTGCAATACTGATTTCAATTATTGGGACAGAAAAAGGGTATGCTCAGGTTTTTGATGGAAATTACAATACATCAGATTATGAAACTGCCCAAACGATAATTGTGGATTCAAAAGCATCATCTACCTGTCAGGTAGAGCAGGTATGGGCTACAACAACAGCTAATTCAGAACTGCTTCTTGGTTTCCTGAACGGAAATAACGGAAGCGCAATATTTCGCATGTATTTAGATGCTGATAATGATCCTTTAACAGGTCTTCAATTCGATACATTTGATGTGGATTATTATGTTGGAGGAGCTGATCTGGTTCTTGAGATAAATGTTAAAAATGGAAATATAGAGCTATATCGCTGGAATGGTACAGAACTGGAAAAAGATAATTCCGGAGATGTTCAGGGGGCAATTGGAAACTATAGTGGAAAAGATGGTAGCTTTTTTGAAGTATTGATGCCACTTTCAGTTTTCGATAATATTTGTTCAACAGGTGCTTACAATGTTGTCAACCTTGTACGATATATTTCGTTTGCCGGAGGTAATATCAATTCATCGGTATGTTACGAAGAGAATGTGGGCTTGGAAATTGGACTTGGTGGAAATTTAACACCTGAAACTACAAATGTTTGCGAGGGTGAAAACAGCACACTGTTAACACTGAACGGTTATAAGGGAACAATTATCGGGTGGCAATCGAGTACCGATTTTGGATCAAGCTGGAATGATATAGCCAATTTGTCGGAAACTTATGTTGCGAATGATTTAACAGAAACTACTATTTTTCGTGTTTTAGTTGAAAATGAGAATTTCCTTTGTCCTGAAGGTGAAAAGGTAATTCTACAATCTGCCAATGCAATAATCACTGTTAATTACCATTCTTCAACAACTATTGACTTGGTTGCTTGTGACTCTTACGAATGGAACGGAACTACTTACGCCGAAAGTGGGATTTACACCGCGACATTGGAAACAGTAAACGGCTGTGATTCAGTAGTAACATTAAATCTTACAATCAACAATTCAGTAGAAACAGAAGAAACTATTTCCGCTTGTGACTCTTACGAATGGAACGGAACTACTTACACTGAGAGTGGGATTTACACCGCGACATTGGAAACAGTAAACGGTTGCGATTCAGTAGTAACATTAAATCTGACAATCAACAATTCAGTAGAAACAGAAGAAACTATTTCCGCTTGTGACTCTTACGAATGGAACGGAACGACTTACACTGAAAGTGGAGTTTACACCGCGACATTGGAAACAATAAACGGCTGTGATTCAACAGTAACATTAAATCTTACAATTAATAACTCAGTAGAAACAGAAGAAACTGTTATTACTTGCGATTCTTACGAATGGAACGGAGCTAATTACACCGAAAGTGGGATTTACACCGCGACATTGGAAACAATAAATGGTTGCGATTCAACAGTAACATTGAATCTGACAATTAATAACTCAGTAGAAACAGAAGAAACTGTAACTGCTTGCGATTCATACGAATGGAACGGAACTACTTACACTGAGAGTGGAATTTATACCGCGACATTGGAAACAATAAACGGCTGTGATTCAACAGTAACATTGAATCTGACAATAAATAACTCAATTGAAACAGAAGAAACCGTTTCTGCCTGTGAGTCTTATAACTGGAATGGAACTACCTATATTGAAAGTGGGATTTACACCGCGACATTGGAAACAGTAAACGGCTGCGATTCAATAGTTACATTGAATCTGACAATTAATAATTCAGTAGAAACAGAAGAAACTATTTCCGCGTGTGACTCTTACGAATGGAATGGAACTACTTACACCGAAAGTGGGATTTACAACGCGACATTGGAAACAGTAAACGGCTGCGATTCAGTAGTAACATTGAATCTTACAATAAATAACTCAATTGAAACAGAAGAAACCTTTTCTGCCTGTGAGTCTTATAACTGGAATGGAACTACTTACACCGAAAGTGGAGTTTACACAGCGACTTTTGAAACTGTAAACGGTTGCGATTTAACAGTAACATTAAATCTTACAATCAACAATTCAGTAGAAACAGAAGAAACTGTTGCAGCTTGTGATTCTTACGAATGGAACGGAACTACTTATACTGAAAGTGGAATATATTCAGCGACTTTCGAAACTATAAATGGTTGCGATTCAACAGCAACTTTAAATCTTACAATAAGCAACACAATTGAAACAGAAGAAACCGTTTCTGCTTGTGAGTCTTATAACTGGAATGGAACTACTTACACCGAAAGTGGAGTTTACACAGCGACTTTTGAAACTGTAAACGGTTGCGATTCAATAGCAACTTTGAATCTAACTGTTCATAACTCGGTGGTAAAGGAAGAAACGGTTATTACTTGTGATTCTTACATCTGGAAGGGTAGAACCTACACTAAAAGTGGTATTTATCAAGTCGCTTCCAAAACAATAAACGGATGCAGTTACACTTCAATTTTAAATCTTACTATTAACAAAGCAGTTGAAACCGAAGAAACCGTTATCGCTTGTGATTCATATTTATGGAACGGTGAAACTTACACTGAGAGCGGAGTATACATAGCGACTTTCGAAACAGTAAACGGCTGTGATTCAACAGTAACTTTGAACCTGACAATCAACAATTCAATTGAAACTGAAGAAATTATTTCTGCTTGTGAGTCGTTCACCTGGAACGGAATTACTTATACAGAAAGTGGAATGTATAGCGCAACTTTTGAAACAGTAAACGGTTGTGATTCAATGGCAACTTTATATCTTACAATCAATAGTTCAGTACAAACAGAAGAAACTGTAATTGCTTGTGATTCTTACGAATGGAACGGAACTACTTATACTGAAAGTGGAATTTATTCAGCGACTTTCGAAACAATAAATGGTTGCGATTCAATAGCCACTTTAAACCTGACAATAAATAGCTCGGTAGAAACTGAGGAAACAGCAGAAGCTTGTGATTCTTATACCTGGAATGGCGAAATGTATACCGAGAGTGGAATTTATTCCGTGACTTTAGAAACACGAAATGGTTGCGATTCAGTGGCAACCTTAAACCTGACAATTACGAACGATTGTAATAAGATTGCCATTGAAGCAGTTAGCGATAACCTTACTTTGGTGACATGTTCTGATTCTAAAATTGAGGGTGAAATTGATATTCTTCAAAATGATCTTGGAATTGACGAAGATGTTTTGGTATTGATTGAAAACCTGCCGGAAGGATTCAATTTCGATAATGGGACTTTATACTATTCATCAGAAATTCTAACCACGACTACTTTCTCTATATCATACAGGATTTGTTCGTCAGAGAATCCGGATGTTTGTTCAGAGGCAGAGATCGTGGTGAGTGTTGCAGTTGATACCGACTGTGACAACATTGCAGATCTTGATGACATAGATGATGATAATGACGGAATCCTCGATATCCACGAGATGGATGATCATGAAATGGATATTGATTCTGACGGCGACGGTATTGTGGATCGTTTGGATATTGATTCGGATGGTGATGGTATTGTTGATAATGTGGAGTGGCAATCGACCATTAGCGAAGGTGGCTATTATGACTATGTTGCACCATCGGGTGTTGACAGTAATGGCGATGGTTGGGATGATATTTATGATGCCGAATTTGGCGGAATTTACTACGAAGCCTGGGATACTGACGGAGATGGAACTCCTGATTATCTGGATCTCGATGCCGATAATGATGGAATTGAAGATGCAATTGAAGGTCACGATGCGAATTTTAACAAGGAAGCTGATGCAACTCCTTTCGGAGAAGATACAGATGTTGACGGATTAGATGGAGCTTACGATATAGTCTCAGGCAGATCACAAACTACAAATCCAATTGGGAGTAATGCACCGCTTCAGGACGAAGAGAATAACGGAATTCGCGATTGGAGAGATGTAACTGTATCGGTTGATGGACAAGCGATGTACAGTCAAACGGAAGATGAGTGTACGCTATTTATACCGGATGGTTTTTCACCAAACCAGGATGGATATAACGACTATTTTAAAATGGAATGTTTCGAAAATTATCCAAATGCAAGTATTGAGATATTCAACCGTTGGGGAAATTTGGTTTACGAAAAAGATGACTATGGAAATGAGGATCGTTGGGGAGCTACAGATGCGTGGTGGGATGGAAAATGTACCAGCAAAATGCGCGTTGGTGGCGAAATGTCTCCTGTGGGAACCTATTTCTATATTCTGAATCTCGGAGACGGTTCTACTCCTGTAGCAGGATCAATATTCCTGAATAATTAA
- a CDS encoding amino acid permease, with the protein MTTQSNKFGTAPVFLTAISTILGAILFLRFGYAVGTLGFWGVILIIFLGHLVTIPTALAISEIATNKRVEGGGEYFIISRSFGLNIGATIGIALFFSQAISVAFYVIAFTEAFEFLFNLLADKYELFLPRQVISLPVMAGLAFLIIKKGANVGVKALYFVVAILFVSILLFFFGSTEFSQSASLPFSKDQFRNFENFFVVFAIIFPAFTGMTAGVGLSGDLKNPSKSIPLGTILATISGMILYVFIVYKLTMSASIEDLTEHQLIMGKIAIAGALIVPLGLAASTISSALGSVMVAPRTLQALALDHAFPSKRINRWLAKANVSDNEPQNASIVTVAIAFIFVALGDVNAVASIISMFFMVTYGSLCLISFLNHFGASPSYRPTFRSRWYLSLVGFIVSIWVMFKISTSYALLAAGAMTLIYLYINYYHKNRKDFASLFANSLFQLNRKLQVHLQKRKKLVKQNEWRPSAICISDKTTHNNRAFQLLNWISYKYGFGTFLYLIEGYYSCKTVDMADQKLIQMIEEADDEENYVYIDTIISPSYTSAIAQAIQIPGVAGMENNMVIFEYNKEDPKNLGRIIENFALVNSGDFDICVLASSAKKMKIQNGIHIWINSFDTENANLMILLSFILLGHPDLKKTSIEIFVVCHENEVKQSKEEMKNLVLSGRMPITEKNIKIIQRTDEVSTRAIIKDRSKDAGLVLVGLREEMVKHEKENTFAGYDELGTILFVHSKEQKAIE; encoded by the coding sequence ATGACAACACAGAGCAATAAATTTGGAACGGCACCTGTATTTCTTACGGCCATTTCCACCATATTAGGTGCTATTTTATTCCTTCGTTTTGGGTATGCAGTGGGTACCCTTGGTTTTTGGGGCGTTATCCTAATCATTTTCCTGGGACACCTGGTAACCATTCCTACAGCACTGGCCATTTCTGAAATTGCAACCAATAAACGTGTTGAAGGCGGTGGCGAGTATTTTATCATCTCGCGCTCGTTCGGGCTCAATATTGGAGCAACAATTGGTATTGCGCTATTCTTTTCGCAAGCCATTAGTGTAGCTTTTTATGTCATTGCTTTTACAGAAGCATTCGAATTTCTATTTAATCTGCTGGCCGACAAGTACGAACTGTTCTTGCCAAGGCAGGTGATTAGTTTGCCGGTTATGGCGGGTTTGGCTTTCTTAATTATAAAGAAGGGCGCCAATGTGGGTGTTAAAGCACTCTATTTTGTTGTGGCTATTTTGTTTGTGTCCATCCTTCTGTTCTTTTTCGGATCAACTGAATTTTCGCAATCTGCAAGCCTGCCATTTTCAAAAGATCAGTTTCGGAATTTTGAAAATTTCTTTGTCGTTTTTGCCATTATATTCCCGGCTTTTACAGGAATGACAGCTGGCGTCGGACTATCGGGTGATTTAAAAAATCCATCAAAATCCATTCCCCTCGGAACAATACTGGCCACCATTTCAGGAATGATTCTTTATGTATTTATTGTATATAAACTCACCATGTCGGCCTCGATAGAAGATTTAACCGAACACCAGCTGATTATGGGTAAAATCGCAATTGCCGGGGCGTTAATCGTTCCGCTTGGTCTGGCAGCATCAACTATTTCGTCTGCTTTAGGCTCGGTAATGGTTGCTCCACGCACTTTGCAGGCGCTGGCACTCGATCATGCCTTTCCATCAAAACGAATAAACCGATGGCTGGCCAAGGCAAATGTTTCCGACAACGAACCACAAAATGCTTCGATTGTAACTGTAGCCATTGCATTTATTTTTGTGGCATTGGGCGATGTGAATGCGGTTGCGTCCATCATTTCTATGTTTTTTATGGTTACTTATGGTTCCCTTTGTCTCATTTCTTTTCTGAATCATTTTGGCGCTTCTCCATCATACCGCCCAACTTTCCGATCACGTTGGTATCTATCGTTGGTTGGATTCATTGTTTCGATTTGGGTGATGTTTAAAATTAGCACGTCGTATGCCTTGCTGGCTGCAGGAGCAATGACATTAATTTACCTGTACATTAACTATTACCATAAAAACAGAAAAGACTTTGCCTCGTTATTTGCCAACTCGCTGTTTCAATTAAACCGGAAATTGCAAGTCCATTTGCAAAAGCGTAAAAAGCTGGTAAAGCAAAACGAGTGGCGTCCCAGTGCCATTTGTATTTCGGATAAAACAACGCACAACAACCGTGCTTTTCAATTGCTAAACTGGATTTCGTACAAATACGGATTTGGAACTTTCCTGTACCTTATTGAAGGCTACTATTCATGCAAAACGGTTGATATGGCCGACCAGAAACTTATTCAAATGATTGAAGAAGCCGACGACGAAGAAAACTATGTGTACATTGATACAATAATTTCGCCATCATACACTTCGGCCATTGCGCAAGCCATACAAATACCGGGCGTTGCGGGTATGGAAAACAACATGGTTATTTTTGAATACAACAAAGAAGATCCCAAAAACCTGGGTAGAATAATCGAGAATTTTGCACTGGTTAACAGTGGCGATTTTGATATTTGTGTGCTGGCATCGTCGGCCAAAAAGATGAAAATTCAGAACGGAATTCACATTTGGATTAATTCGTTCGACACAGAAAATGCCAACCTGATGATTCTGCTCAGTTTTATTCTGCTGGGGCACCCTGATTTAAAAAAGACGAGTATCGAAATATTTGTAGTTTGCCACGAAAACGAGGTGAAACAATCGAAAGAGGAAATGAAAAACCTTGTATTATCGGGAAGAATGCCGATAACTGAAAAGAATATTAAGATTATTCAGCGGACCGACGAGGTTTCTACCCGGGCAATTATTAAAGACCGATCGAAAGATGCCGGTTTAGTTTTGGTTGGACTACGCGAAGAAATGGTAAAACACGAAAAAGAGAACACATTTGCGGGGTACGATGAACTGGGAACAATTTTATTCGTACACTCGAAAGAACAAAAAGCGATTGAGTAG